The following proteins are co-located in the Desulfatitalea tepidiphila genome:
- a CDS encoding AAA family ATPase has translation MYLDHYQLKTKPFQITADPKFLWLGEKHKEALATLRYGILDNRGFLLLTGEVGTGKTLLINRLISMLDMDTAVATLPDPDLTSMDFYNILADGFKMNRTFDSKGAFLLHLRDFLHKSYADQKQVLLIIDESQRLNHRLMEDIRVLSNIELQDRKLINIFFVGQQEFNTILTAPQNRALAQRITVRYHITPLEKKEVGEYVQHRLSVAGTTQKIFNASAIDGIYQFSGGIPRLINILCDHALLTGYARNAKTIDARIIEECAQELRIPIKSSVKGMVATMNTIESKTIGNAASRQSGGHVTPPGPADMAEITDTPASPKDEEGETNATARSPLWKIFYSCIVIALVLLGGYAITQITSKERPKYDAEDLTPQQYRSTLEKEQALLSQSMENMTAAGGAGAEKPSSSAANGVAATPAKSNVAESSVGQTAKESQAPKVKVKENPTSGVGEIEPLPLMDETIMVHFTINSNEIEDGSYAVLDRIANYLVRQPDKVVHVRGYTDASGSAGYNESVSRFRASVVKSYLVGKGAPPENIEIFAMGAENPVASNETAEGRRLNRRVEIDFQTGNQTTN, from the coding sequence ATGTACCTGGACCATTATCAGCTTAAAACCAAACCATTTCAGATCACTGCCGATCCAAAATTTTTGTGGTTGGGGGAAAAGCACAAAGAAGCATTGGCGACGCTTCGTTACGGGATTCTCGATAATCGGGGCTTTTTGCTTCTCACCGGTGAGGTGGGCACAGGCAAAACACTGCTCATCAACCGCCTGATTTCAATGCTCGACATGGACACGGCAGTGGCCACCTTGCCCGACCCCGACCTGACGAGCATGGACTTCTACAACATTCTCGCCGACGGGTTTAAAATGAATCGCACCTTTGACAGCAAGGGTGCGTTTTTACTTCACCTGCGTGATTTTTTACACAAAAGCTATGCAGACCAAAAGCAAGTCCTGTTGATCATTGATGAGAGCCAGCGATTAAATCATCGGCTCATGGAAGATATCCGCGTGCTTTCCAATATCGAGCTGCAAGACCGTAAACTGATCAATATCTTCTTTGTCGGCCAGCAGGAATTCAATACGATTCTCACAGCGCCACAGAACAGGGCCCTGGCGCAGCGGATTACGGTGCGTTACCATATCACCCCCCTCGAGAAGAAGGAGGTCGGTGAATATGTTCAGCATCGTTTAAGTGTCGCGGGTACGACCCAGAAGATTTTTAATGCATCGGCGATAGATGGCATTTATCAATTTTCCGGAGGCATTCCCCGACTGATCAATATTCTTTGCGACCACGCGCTACTGACCGGATATGCGCGCAACGCCAAGACAATCGATGCCCGAATCATTGAAGAGTGCGCCCAGGAGTTGCGCATTCCGATTAAATCGAGTGTCAAAGGGATGGTCGCCACCATGAACACGATCGAGTCTAAAACGATTGGCAATGCAGCCTCCAGACAATCCGGTGGACATGTGACGCCTCCTGGTCCGGCAGATATGGCAGAGATAACGGATACACCGGCATCCCCAAAAGACGAAGAAGGGGAGACGAATGCGACGGCAAGATCGCCTCTGTGGAAGATTTTTTATTCGTGTATCGTCATCGCGCTGGTGTTGCTTGGAGGATATGCAATCACCCAGATTACCAGCAAGGAACGCCCAAAATACGATGCCGAAGATCTCACCCCGCAACAATACCGATCGACCTTGGAAAAGGAGCAGGCGTTGTTGAGCCAGAGCATGGAAAACATGACGGCCGCTGGCGGGGCAGGGGCTGAGAAACCATCGTCATCTGCGGCCAACGGCGTTGCCGCCACCCCAGCTAAAAGCAATGTGGCCGAATCGAGCGTGGGGCAGACCGCCAAAGAAAGCCAAGCGCCTAAAGTTAAAGTTAAGGAAAACCCGACGAGCGGTGTTGGGGAGATCGAACCCCTCCCCCTGATGGACGAGACGATTATGGTTCATTTTACGATCAATTCCAATGAGATTGAAGACGGTTCCTATGCCGTCCTGGACCGCATCGCCAACTACCTGGTACGGCAACCCGATAAAGTGGTGCATGTTCGCGGTTACACCGACGCAAGCGGTTCTGCGGGCTATAATGAGAGCGTATCGCGTTTTCGTGCCAGCGTCGTAAAATCCTACCTTGTGGGAAAAGGTGCGCCACCGGAAAATATCGAGATTTTTGCCATGGGCGCCGAGAATCCTGTCGCTTCAAACGAAACGGCAGAAGGCAGGCGGCTGAACCGACGGGTTGAGATTGACTTTCAGACTGGAAATCAAACCACGAACTAG
- the djlA gene encoding co-chaperone DjlA yields MGIVGKLLGGTIGFALGGPLGAIAGAVFGHAFDSSTRDLQEDQIPHFSGLEASQLAFFVGAFSMLAKLTQSDGRVSPEEMDTIEAFAVRDLRLSPEAKSVALNIFRTALESPASFNDFALQFYNHFQGQPHLIEMMVDILLRVSVADGALNATEESLILGAVRIFRMSEQRYQQVRAAYAGTGDVPYQVLGCRPDDSDDMIKQRYRKLVQEYHPDKIASKGLPDEFIQLAHEKFREIQNAYETIKKERTIR; encoded by the coding sequence ATGGGAATTGTCGGCAAATTATTGGGGGGTACGATTGGTTTCGCCTTGGGCGGTCCGTTGGGGGCTATTGCAGGCGCTGTTTTCGGACACGCCTTCGATAGCAGTACCAGGGATTTGCAGGAGGACCAGATACCTCACTTTTCCGGACTGGAGGCATCTCAACTCGCTTTTTTCGTGGGCGCATTTTCAATGCTGGCTAAGTTAACGCAATCCGACGGCCGGGTGAGCCCGGAGGAGATGGATACCATCGAAGCTTTTGCGGTCAGAGATTTGCGTCTGTCTCCCGAAGCCAAGTCGGTTGCCCTGAACATTTTTCGCACGGCGCTCGAATCGCCCGCCAGCTTTAACGACTTTGCCCTTCAGTTTTACAATCATTTTCAAGGACAACCCCATCTTATCGAGATGATGGTCGATATTCTATTGCGGGTCAGCGTGGCCGACGGCGCTCTCAATGCCACCGAGGAGAGCTTGATTCTCGGTGCGGTGCGCATATTCCGGATGAGCGAGCAGCGATATCAACAGGTACGGGCTGCTTATGCCGGAACCGGCGACGTACCCTACCAGGTTCTCGGCTGTCGGCCGGATGACAGCGATGACATGATTAAGCAGCGATATCGAAAACTGGTCCAGGAATATCATCCGGATAAAATCGCCAGCAAGGGATTGCCGGATGAATTTATTCAGTTGGCTCATGAAAAGTTCCGAGAAATTCAAAACGCATACGAAACCATAAAAAAAGAAAGAACGATCAGGTAA